One Acanthopagrus latus isolate v.2019 chromosome 12, fAcaLat1.1, whole genome shotgun sequence genomic region harbors:
- the rpl37 gene encoding 60S ribosomal protein L37 — MTKGTSSFGKRRNKTHTLCRRCGSKAYHLQKSSCGKCGYPEKRKRKYNWSAKAKRRNTTGTGRLRHLKVVYRRFRNGFREGTTPKPRRAAVAASSSS; from the exons ATG ACGAAGGGAACTTCATCTTTCGGTAAGCGCCGGAACAAGACGCACACCCTGTGCCGTCGTTGTGGGTCCAAGGCCTACCACCTGCAGAAGTCCTCCTGTGGCAAGTGTGGCTACCCCGAGAAGCGCAAGAGAAAGT acaACTGGAGCGCCAAGGCCAAGAGGAGGAACACCACTGGCACCGGCCGTCTGAGACACCTGAAGGTCGTCTACCGCAGATTCAG GAATGGTTTCAGGGAAGGCACCACCCCCAAACCCAGACGTGCTGCAGTGGCCGCCTCCAGCTCATcctaa